Proteins encoded together in one Bos indicus x Bos taurus breed Angus x Brahman F1 hybrid chromosome 28, Bos_hybrid_MaternalHap_v2.0, whole genome shotgun sequence window:
- the ZNF503 gene encoding zinc finger protein 503: MSTAPSLSALRSSKHSGGGGGSADPAWTSALSGNSSGPGPGSSPAGSTKPFVHAVPPSDPLRQANRLPIKVLKMLTARTGHILHPEYLQPLPSTPVSPIELDAKKSPLALLAQTCSQIGKPDPSPSSKLSSVASNGGGTGGAGGGAGGDKDAKSGPLKLSDIGVEDKSSFKPYSKPGSDKKEPGGGGGGGGGGGGGGGGGVSAEKSGFRVPSATCQPFTPRTGSPSSSASACSPGGMLPSAGGGPDGKDDKKDPEAGGGGGGTKGSGGSSAEGGPTGLAHGRISCGGGINVDVNQHPDGGPGGKALGSDCGGSSGSGSGSGPSAPTSSSVLGSGLVAPVSPYKPGQTVFPLPPAGMTYPGSLAGAYAGYPPQFLPHGVALDPTKPGSLVGAQLAAAAAGSLGCSKPAGSSPLAGASPPSVMTASLCRDPYCLSYHCASHLAGAAAASASCAHDPAAAAAALKSGYPLVYPTHPLHGVHSSLTAAAAAGATPPSLAGHPLYPYGFMLPNDPLPHICNWVSANGPCDKRFATSEELLSHLRTHTAFPGTDKLLSGYPSSSSLASAAAAAMACHMHIPTSGAPGSPGTLALRSPHHALGLSSRYHPYSKSPLPTPGAPVPVPAATGPYYSPYALYGQRLTTASALGYQ; encoded by the exons ATGAGCACAGCGCCctcgctttctgccttaagaaGCAGTAAGcacagcggcggcggcggcggcagtgCGGACCCTGCCTGGACCAGCGCGCTCTCTGGAAATAGCTCCGGCCCCGGCCCAGGCTCGTCCCCGGCCGGCAGCACCAAGCCTTTTGTGCACGCCGTGCCCCCCTCTGACCCTCTCCGCCAGGCTAACCGCCTGCCCATCAAGGTGCTGAAGATGCTGACGGCACGGACTGGCCACATTTTGCACCCTGAGTACCTGCAGCCCCTGCCTTCCACTCCCGTCAGCCCCATAGAG CTCGATGCCAAGAAGAGCCCGCTGGCGCTGTTGGCCCAAACATGCTCGCAGATCGGGAAGCCCGACCCCTCGCCCTCGTCCAAACTCTCCTCAGTGGCCTCCAATGGGGGTGGCACGGGCGGTGCCGGCGGCGGCGCCGGGGGCGACAAGGACGCCAAGTCGGGCCCCCTCAAGCTGAGCGACATCGGCGTGGAAGACAAGTCGAGTTTCAAGCCGTACTCCAAACCCGGCTCGGATAAGAAAGAgccgggaggcggcggcggcggaggaggagggggcggcgggggcggcggcgggggggTTTCGGCGGAGAAGTCCGGATTCCGGGTACCGAGCGCCACCTGCCAGCCATTCACGCCCAGGACAGGCAGCCCAAGCTCCAGCGCCTCGGCCTGCTCGCCAGGAGGCATGCTGCCTTCGGCCGGGGGCGGCCCGGATGGCAAGGACGACAAGAAGGACCCCGAggcgggcggcggcggtggcggcacCAAGGGCTCCGGGGGCTCCTCGGCCGAAGGGGGACCCACGGGGCTGGCGCACGGCCGGATTAGCTGTGGCGGCGGCATCAATGTGGACGTGAACCAGCACCCAGATGGGGGCCCCGGGGGCAAGGCTCTAGGTTCGGACTGCGGCGGCTCATCAggctccggctccggctccggcCCCAGTGCGcccacctcctcctctgtgtTGGGCTCTGGGCTAGTGGCGCCCGTGTCGCCCTACAAGCCGGGCCAAACAGTGTTCCCTCTGCCTCCCGCGGGCATGACCTACCCAGGGAGCCTGGCTGGGGCCTACGCCGGCTACCCGCCCCAGTTCCTGCCACACGGCGTGGCGCTCGACCCCACCAAGCCTGGCAGCCTagttggggctcagctggcggcGGCTGCAGCGGGCTCTCTGGGCTGCAGCAAGCCCGCCGGCTCAAGCCCCTTGGCCGGAGCGTCACCGCCGTCCGTGATGACAGCCAGTTTGTGCCGGGACCCGTACTGCCTCAGCTACCACTGCGCCAGTCACCTGGCTGGGGCGGCGGCAGCCAGCGCATCGTGCGCTCACGATCCGGCCGCGGCGGCCGCGGCTCTCAAGTCCGGATACCCGCTGGTGTACCCCACGCACCCGCTGCACGGCGTGCACTCATCGCTCACCGCGGCCGCGGCCGCCGGCGCCACACCGCCCTCTCTGGCCGGCCACCCCCTCTACCCCTACGGCTTCATGCTCCCTAACGACCCACTCCCCCACATCTGCAACTGGGTGTCGGCCAACGGGCCTTGCGACAAGCGCTTCGCTACGTCTGAAGAGCTGCTGAGCCACTTGCGGACCCACACGGCCTTCCCCGGGACAGACAAACTGCTGTCGGGCTACCCCAGCTCTTCGTCTCTGGCCAGCGCCGCAGCGGCCGCCATGGCTTGCCACATGCACATCCCCACGTCGGGCGCTCCGGGCAGCCCCGGGACGCTGGCGCTGCGCAGCCCCCACCACGCGCTGGGACTCAGCAGCCGCTACCACCCCTACTCCAAGAGCCCGCTCCCCACGCCCGGTGCCCCCGTGCCCGTGCCCGCCGCCACCGGACCGTACTACTCCCCCTATGCCCTCTACGGACAGAGACTGACCACGGCCTCGGCGCTGGGGTACCAGTGA